Proteins from one Limanda limanda chromosome 4, fLimLim1.1, whole genome shotgun sequence genomic window:
- the soat2 gene encoding sterol O-acyltransferase 2 translates to MTTAEPPKELRHRYNKALPSDELSDQAVSPGNVQEDEQRQWKEHAQRVKVKVLEQVQDQLSNILDEALSESGHPFTHSQSTINGRLTKKTSERSQKMADGKVFIERPSLLDELFEISHIRTIYHMFIAVLLIFFLSTLAVDFIDQGRLVLEFDMLFFAFGKLGTVIQAWLVMFLYTLLVPYYTLVFWASLYHKLPSKLGLSLGTGLILSAAQTCVLGLFPIYVVVENQLPPASRFIVILEQIRFVMKSYSFIRETAPIIMKNTPKEGEGPIIPPFSSYLYFLFCPTLIYRESYPRNKHIRWNYVGSTLAMILGCLFYGYFILVRLCIPVFRPQTNQPFSTRTMVLSVFHSILPGIMLLLLCFFAFLHCWLNLFGELLRFADRMFYKDWWNSTSFANYYRTWNVVVHDWLYYYGYRDFLWLSKRRFRAAAMLSVFIVSAVVHEYALTMGLGFFYPVMFCLFAVLGVVFNFTMNDKRQSPVFNVIMWACLFLGQGVQVCLYSQEWYAQIHCPRKENSFWELVTPRSWSCSYHR, encoded by the exons ATGACGACTGCAGAGCCACCCAAAGAACTGCGGCACAGATACAACAAGGCCCTTCCATCAGATGAGCTCTCCGACCAGG ctgtgagCCCTGGTAACGTGCAGGAGGACGAGCAGAGACAGTGGAAAGAACATGCCCAG AGGGTGAAGGTGAAAGTGCTGGAGCAGGTCCAGGATCAGCTCAGTAACATTCTAGATGAAGCTCTGAGTGAGTCCGGTCATCCTTTCACCCACAGCCAGTCGACCATTAACGGCAGATTGACAAAAAAGACCTCAGAGAG GTCTCAGAAAATGGCTGATGGCAAAGTGTTTATAGAAAGGCCGTCACTGCTGGA tGAGCTGTTTGAGATCAGTCACATCAGGACCATCTACCACATGTTCATCGCCGTGCTCCTCATCTTCTTTCTGAGCACGCTGGCTGTGGACTTCATCGACCAGGGCAG GTTGGTCTTGGAGTTTGACATGCTTTTCTTCGCCTTCGGGAAGCTGGGTACCGTCATCCAGGCCTGGCTGGTGATGTTCCTCTACACCCTGCTCGTGCCCTACTACACGCTGGTGTTCTGGGCGTCCCTCTACCACAAGTTGCCCTCCAAGTTGGGTCTTTCTCTGGGTACGGGCTTAATCCTGTCTGCCGCACAGACCTGTGTCCTGGGACTGTTCCCGATCTACGTTGTGGTAGAGAACCAGCTGCCGCCAGCCTCGCGGTTCATTGTGATACTGGAGcag ATTCGATTCGTGATGAAGAGCTACTCCTTCATAAGAGAAACTGCTCCTATTATAATGAAGAATACTCCAAAGGAAG gagAAGGTCCGATTATTCCGCCATTTTCCAGCTATCTGTACTTCCTCTTCTGTCCCACTCTCATCTACAGGGAATCATACCCCCG AAACAAGCACATCAGATGGAACTATGTGGGCAGCACTCTTGCGATG ATCTTGGGCTGCCTGTTTTACGGCTACTTCATTCTGGTCCGCCTCTGCATTCCCGTCTTCAGACCCCAGACCAACCAGCCGTTCAGTACTCGGACCATGGTTCTGTCTGTTTTCCACTCAATATTACCAG gtatTATGCTGCTTCTCCTGTGTTTCTTCGCCTTCCTGCACTGCTGGCTCAACCTCTTCGGGGAGCTGCTGCGTTTCGCTGACAGAATGTTCtacaag gaCTGGTGGAACTCTACATCCTTTGCCAACTATTACCGAACCTGGAATGTGGTGGTTCACGACTGGCTGTATTACTACGGCTACAGAGACTTCCTCTGG CTGTCCAAAAGGAGATTCCGAGCAGCTGCCATGCTCTCCGTGTTCATCGTCTCCGCGGTCGTCCACGAGTACGCCTTGACCATGGGCCTTGGATTCTTCTACCCCGTCATGTTCTGCTTGTTTGCAGTATTGGGAG tggtgtTCAACTTCACCATGAACGACAAGCGCCAGAGCCCCGTGTTCAACGTCATCATGTGGGCGTGTCTCTTCCTGGGCCAGGGCGTCCAGGTGTGCCTGTACTCTCAGGAGTGGTACGCTCAGATCCACTGCCCACGCAAAGAG AATAGTTTCTGGGAGCTGGTGacgcctcggtcctggtcctgCAGCTACCACAGGTGA